One segment of Setaria viridis chromosome 4, Setaria_viridis_v4.0, whole genome shotgun sequence DNA contains the following:
- the LOC117853474 gene encoding uncharacterized protein, with amino-acid sequence MAAYCNDVRRLEDKFNGQELNHIARRFNEAADELAKAASGWKPVPDGAFISDQYKSSIRYEESGEVGNAPPVPDSGADPSDPEVMEIDTDPAEGADPPPDWRALYLDYLIHELLPADKTEARRIAHRAKTFVIIDQELYRRSHTGILQRYIPIEQGKFVKKGLF; translated from the exons ATGGCGGCGTATTGCAACGATGTCCGCCGGCTTGAGGACAAGTTCAACGGTCAGGAACTCAACCACATCGCGAGAcgcttcaacgaggcagctgacGAGCTAGCAAAGGCAGCGTCTGGCTGGAAGCCAGTCCCCGACGGCGCCTTTATCAGTGACCAGTATAAGTCCTCGATCCGCTACGAGGAGtcgggagaggtcggcaacgcgccacctgtcccggactcggGAGCTGACCCTTCCGACCCCGAGGTTATGGAGATCGACACAGATCCAGCAGAGGGGGCTGACCccccgcctgactggagagcTTTGTACCTCGATTACCTCATCCACGAGCTGCTCCCGGCGGACAAGACAGAGGCGCGAAGGATCGCCCACCGTGCCAAAaccttcgtcatcatcgaccaaGAGCTCTACAGGCGGAGCCATACCGGCATCCTGCAACGCTACATCCCGATTGAGCAAGGAAAG TTTGTGAAAAAGGGGCTGTTTTGA